One window of Athalia rosae chromosome 4, iyAthRosa1.1, whole genome shotgun sequence genomic DNA carries:
- the LOC105684240 gene encoding protocadherin alpha-2 isoform X2 — MNILYGMSVFALCANFYYGANGQATCSLSYDDETELQSSYWEFGLVLPDISDVTEPGTILLNMTATSITRISSIQITSASKSTFMQPTLVDNRFVLTLTDSFTNYEQLEIAPSIRITVTFVCTTDNRLLEINQPITDTNNHYPEFQGTPYIYELPMPFPANFPIELFGDISARDIDLTNGNISFTLNSSDPVADGFSAYWLSQDASDTKLHFAELLTTTLLRLTGKITFDIFATDIGTPPLTSKTSITIGVDEANSTPNSPIFAHPVYITDQSNLTIEEAKGIVLSFDQGDISLSQGAASTVIFDITDNIGSNENNFLLTMSEDYESVTVTLQNVSEEFLAQKFSILTLTATRSGASDPGVTILHVTLPGILSDIPCPEECSTPADCPEVATEVTPSLPECVCNETTPAPLPTTATLLFPSNIYRFDKESTYTGILMKQTAVATNAEGTILYDVVIDDAGLASKITIDTITAEVQVTAAISPATYTFQITAKIEELELSTATTVVLVISTLTDCNGESVFDYALRIIELDEESPHENIIPIDDNGCEYTIYSQTPNEDLFSISGNHLNAVAIDREASYFSETSIAQVRVVIDASCLNENTTDFKTTIPNRSTKNAILTENIQYIRTRTTLIVIINDINDNAPVWSSETPSCIAFPGHALAQIINVPYVYEFSATDADIGDNGIVTYTLRMANDPADIFYIQSESGTLYIQKGVYVRNDLTFTVIATDGKHETPKDITMRMLEATNVVVLFVDGGVLEDTNAIVNEIGTNTGLEVRSIGSAVVSASDAPNATVGDPPHLHSIFITREAKRDVRPNTLLRLVLYGLEDNILLDSKTLLSSLEHASLNWTVADAATFEAIVNSKIEDYPMEVNTRGYWAAIIVLSVVLILFIIVSIVVYVLFCRPPKATSVESDVTYEYFENRNSNGSNENNPPKTITLADAHERLGASENSKRKSVAFKNTVEEIEVDRL; from the exons ATGAATATCCTTTACGGGATGTCCGTTTTTGCACTGTGCGCGAATTTTTACTACGGGGCCAACGGACAGGCCA cTTGCTCGCTGTCCTACGATGATGAGACCGAATTGCAATCGAGTTATTGGGAGTTTGGATTGGTGTTGCCTGATATATCAGACGTTACCGAGCCGGGTACCATTCTCCTAAATATGACTGCTACTTCTATCACACGCATCAGTTCTATTCAAATAACCAGTGCAAGTAAATCGACTTTCATGCAACCTACTCTGGTGGACAATCGCTTTGTTCTGACCCTAACAGATTCTTTCACGAACTATGAACAGCTAGAG ATTGCACCGTCTATACGAATAACGGTAACATTTGTTTGCACGACGGATAACAGGTTGTTG GAAATTAATCAGCCGATAACTGATACCAATAATCATTATCCAGAGTTCCAAGGAACCCCTTACATATATGAATTGCCGATGCCCTTCCCGGCAAATTTTCCCATCGAACTATTCGGAGATATATCAGCCAGAGATATTGATCTTACGAATGGGAATATCAGTTTTACTCTGAATTCATCCGATCCAGTTGCCGATGGATTTTCGGCTTACTGGTTGTCCCAAGATGCGAGTGATACCAAATTACATTTTGCCGAGTTATTGACGACCACCCTCCTGAGGCTCACTGGCAAGATTACTTTCGACATATTTGCAACG GATATCGGTACTCCTCCTTTGACGTCTAAAACATCTATTACTATCGGTGTGGATGAAGCAAACTCTACCCCAAATAGTCCGATCTTTGCTCATCCTGTTTACATCACTGATCAGTCTAATCTCACGATCGAAGAG GCAAAAGGCATTGTCCTTTCTTTTGACCAAGGCGACATAAGCTTGAGTCAAGGAGCCGCCAGTACGGTGATATTCGATATCACTGACAATATTGGCA GTAACGAAAACAACTTTCTATTAACGATGAGCGAAGACTATGAGTCCGTAACTGTAACGCTACAAAATGTATCTGAAGAATTTCTggctcaaaaattttcaatcttgaCTCTGACC GCAACAAGATCGGGTGCATCGGATCCTGGAGTTACTATCTTGCACGTTACTTTGCCTGGAATACTTTCGGACATTCCGTGCCCAGAAGAATGCTCAACGCCCGCGGATTGTCCGGAAGTCGCAACCGAAG TCACACCCTCACTTCCGGAGTGTGTTTGCAATGAAACTACACCAGCACCACTACCAACAACTGCTACTTTGCTTTTCCCCAGTAATATTTACAGATTTGATAAGGAATCTACGTATACTGGAATTTTGATGAAGCAAACGGCGGTCGCGACAAATGCTGAAGGAACAATTTTGTACGATGTGGTTATTGACGACG CGGGACTTGCATCCAAGATTACGATTGACACGATAACAGCGGAAGTGCAAGTCACAGCTGCTATTAGTCCAGCTACCTACACGTTCCAGATCACAGCGAAAATCGAAGAGTTGGAACTTAGTACGGCGACAACTGTCGTTCTCGTTATCAGTACGCTAACGGATTGCAACGGTGAATCCGTCTTCGATTATGCTCTTCGGATTATCGAACTCGATGAAGAATCACCTCACGAAAATATCATCCCTATAGATGACAATGGTTGCGAATACACAATATATTCGCAAACACCCAACGAAG ATTTATTCTCCATAAGTGGGAATCACCTAAACGCGGTTGCAATTGATCGAGAGGCTTCCTACTTCAGCGAAACGTCAATAGCTCAAGTCCGTGTCGTCATTGATGCTAGTTGTCTAAACGAAAACACAACGGATTTCAAAACAACTATTCCGAATAGAAGTACGAAAAATGCGATTCTgactgaaaatattcaatacatacgtacgagaACAACTCTGATAGTCATAATCAATGACATCAACGATAACGCTCCTGTTTGGAGCTCGGAAACTCCTTCGTGTATCGCGTTTCCGGGTCATGCTCTGGCACAAATCATTAACGTTCCTTACGTTTACGAGTTTTCG GCAACTGACGCTGATATTGGTGACAATGGTATCGTTACCTATACCTTACGAATGGCAAACGATCCTGccgatattttttacatccaAAGTGAAAGTGGCACTCTTTACATACAAAAGGGAGTATACGTTAGGAATGATTTGACATTCACGGTTATTGCTACCGATGGTAAACATGAAACGCCCAAAGATATTACTATGCGAATGTTGGAAGCCACAAACGTAGTGGTCCTATTCGTTGACGGTGGTGTCCTCGAAGATACCAATGCAATCGTCAACGAGATCGGTACAAACACGGGACTTGAGGTCAGGTCGATCGGATCAGCCGTTGTTTCGGCTAGCGATGCTCCGAATGCAACTGTTGGAGACCCTCCGCATTTACATTCGATATTTATTACCCGCGAAGCAAAGAGGGACGTTAGACCGAACACGCTGCTTCGACTCGTTCTTTACGGTCTTGAAGACAACATTCTATTGGACAGTAAAACTCTACTCTC GTCCCTAGAACATGCTAGCCTCAACTGGACGGTCGCTGACGCGGCAACATTTGAGGCGATTGTGAATTCAAAGATTGAAGATTATCCAATGGAAGTAAATACCCGGGGATACTGGGCGGCTATAATCGTCCTGTCCGTGGTTCTGATATTGTTCATAATCGTTTCAATCGTTGTCTACGTTTTATTTTGCAG aCCTCCCAAGGCAACGTCAGTCGAATCTGATGTGACTTATGAATACTTTGAAAATCGTAATTCGAACGGCAGTAACGA aAATAACCCCCCGAAAACGATAACCTTGGCCGATGCACACGAACG CTTAGGGgcgagtgaaaattcaaagagaaaaTCGGTGGCGTTCAAGAACACCGTAGAAGAAATCGAAGTTGACAGGCTCTAA
- the LOC105684240 gene encoding uncharacterized protein LOC105684240 isoform X1, producing MNILYGMSVFALCANFYYGANGQATCSLSYDDETELQSSYWEFGLVLPDISDVTEPGTILLNMTATSITRISSIQITSASKSTFMQPTLVDNRFVLTLTDSFTNYEQLEIAPSIRITVTFVCTTDNRLLEINQPITDTNNHYPEFQGTPYIYELPMPFPANFPIELFGDISARDIDLTNGNISFTLNSSDPVADGFSAYWLSQDASDTKLHFAELLTTTLLRLTGKITFDIFATDIGTPPLTSKTSITIGVDEANSTPNSPIFAHPVYITDQSNLTIEEAKGIVLSFDQGDISLSQGAASTVIFDITDNIGSNENNFLLTMSEDYESVTVTLQNVSEEFLAQKFSILTLTATRSGASDPGVTILHVTLPGILSDIPCPEECSTPADCPEVATEVTPSLPECVCNETTPAPLPTTATLLFPSNIYRFDKESTYTGILMKQTAVATNAEGTILYDVVIDDAGLASKITIDTITAEVQVTAAISPATYTFQITAKIEELELSTATTVVLVISTLTDCNGESVFDYALRIIELDEESPHENIIPIDDNGCEYTIYSQTPNEDLFSISGNHLNAVAIDREASYFSETSIAQVRVVIDASCLNENTTDFKTTIPNRSTKNAILTENIQYIRTRTTLIVIINDINDNAPVWSSETPSCIAFPGHALAQIINVPYVYEFSATDADIGDNGIVTYTLRMANDPADIFYIQSESGTLYIQKGVYVRNDLTFTVIATDGKHETPKDITMRMLEATNVVVLFVDGGVLEDTNAIVNEIGTNTGLEVRSIGSAVVSASDAPNATVGDPPHLHSIFITREAKRDVRPNTLLRLVLYGLEDNILLDSKTLLSSLEHASLNWTVADAATFEAIVNSKIEDYPMEVNTRGYWAAIIVLSVVLILFIIVSIVVYVLFCRPPKATSVESDVTYEYFENRNSNGSNENNPPKTITLADAHERSESTDSANAAWIDKQKIPSSVENLDSNYGRKSFSVLKDSNDDDFFNISRTQSMSDLGASENSKRKSVAFKNTVEEIEVDRL from the exons ATGAATATCCTTTACGGGATGTCCGTTTTTGCACTGTGCGCGAATTTTTACTACGGGGCCAACGGACAGGCCA cTTGCTCGCTGTCCTACGATGATGAGACCGAATTGCAATCGAGTTATTGGGAGTTTGGATTGGTGTTGCCTGATATATCAGACGTTACCGAGCCGGGTACCATTCTCCTAAATATGACTGCTACTTCTATCACACGCATCAGTTCTATTCAAATAACCAGTGCAAGTAAATCGACTTTCATGCAACCTACTCTGGTGGACAATCGCTTTGTTCTGACCCTAACAGATTCTTTCACGAACTATGAACAGCTAGAG ATTGCACCGTCTATACGAATAACGGTAACATTTGTTTGCACGACGGATAACAGGTTGTTG GAAATTAATCAGCCGATAACTGATACCAATAATCATTATCCAGAGTTCCAAGGAACCCCTTACATATATGAATTGCCGATGCCCTTCCCGGCAAATTTTCCCATCGAACTATTCGGAGATATATCAGCCAGAGATATTGATCTTACGAATGGGAATATCAGTTTTACTCTGAATTCATCCGATCCAGTTGCCGATGGATTTTCGGCTTACTGGTTGTCCCAAGATGCGAGTGATACCAAATTACATTTTGCCGAGTTATTGACGACCACCCTCCTGAGGCTCACTGGCAAGATTACTTTCGACATATTTGCAACG GATATCGGTACTCCTCCTTTGACGTCTAAAACATCTATTACTATCGGTGTGGATGAAGCAAACTCTACCCCAAATAGTCCGATCTTTGCTCATCCTGTTTACATCACTGATCAGTCTAATCTCACGATCGAAGAG GCAAAAGGCATTGTCCTTTCTTTTGACCAAGGCGACATAAGCTTGAGTCAAGGAGCCGCCAGTACGGTGATATTCGATATCACTGACAATATTGGCA GTAACGAAAACAACTTTCTATTAACGATGAGCGAAGACTATGAGTCCGTAACTGTAACGCTACAAAATGTATCTGAAGAATTTCTggctcaaaaattttcaatcttgaCTCTGACC GCAACAAGATCGGGTGCATCGGATCCTGGAGTTACTATCTTGCACGTTACTTTGCCTGGAATACTTTCGGACATTCCGTGCCCAGAAGAATGCTCAACGCCCGCGGATTGTCCGGAAGTCGCAACCGAAG TCACACCCTCACTTCCGGAGTGTGTTTGCAATGAAACTACACCAGCACCACTACCAACAACTGCTACTTTGCTTTTCCCCAGTAATATTTACAGATTTGATAAGGAATCTACGTATACTGGAATTTTGATGAAGCAAACGGCGGTCGCGACAAATGCTGAAGGAACAATTTTGTACGATGTGGTTATTGACGACG CGGGACTTGCATCCAAGATTACGATTGACACGATAACAGCGGAAGTGCAAGTCACAGCTGCTATTAGTCCAGCTACCTACACGTTCCAGATCACAGCGAAAATCGAAGAGTTGGAACTTAGTACGGCGACAACTGTCGTTCTCGTTATCAGTACGCTAACGGATTGCAACGGTGAATCCGTCTTCGATTATGCTCTTCGGATTATCGAACTCGATGAAGAATCACCTCACGAAAATATCATCCCTATAGATGACAATGGTTGCGAATACACAATATATTCGCAAACACCCAACGAAG ATTTATTCTCCATAAGTGGGAATCACCTAAACGCGGTTGCAATTGATCGAGAGGCTTCCTACTTCAGCGAAACGTCAATAGCTCAAGTCCGTGTCGTCATTGATGCTAGTTGTCTAAACGAAAACACAACGGATTTCAAAACAACTATTCCGAATAGAAGTACGAAAAATGCGATTCTgactgaaaatattcaatacatacgtacgagaACAACTCTGATAGTCATAATCAATGACATCAACGATAACGCTCCTGTTTGGAGCTCGGAAACTCCTTCGTGTATCGCGTTTCCGGGTCATGCTCTGGCACAAATCATTAACGTTCCTTACGTTTACGAGTTTTCG GCAACTGACGCTGATATTGGTGACAATGGTATCGTTACCTATACCTTACGAATGGCAAACGATCCTGccgatattttttacatccaAAGTGAAAGTGGCACTCTTTACATACAAAAGGGAGTATACGTTAGGAATGATTTGACATTCACGGTTATTGCTACCGATGGTAAACATGAAACGCCCAAAGATATTACTATGCGAATGTTGGAAGCCACAAACGTAGTGGTCCTATTCGTTGACGGTGGTGTCCTCGAAGATACCAATGCAATCGTCAACGAGATCGGTACAAACACGGGACTTGAGGTCAGGTCGATCGGATCAGCCGTTGTTTCGGCTAGCGATGCTCCGAATGCAACTGTTGGAGACCCTCCGCATTTACATTCGATATTTATTACCCGCGAAGCAAAGAGGGACGTTAGACCGAACACGCTGCTTCGACTCGTTCTTTACGGTCTTGAAGACAACATTCTATTGGACAGTAAAACTCTACTCTC GTCCCTAGAACATGCTAGCCTCAACTGGACGGTCGCTGACGCGGCAACATTTGAGGCGATTGTGAATTCAAAGATTGAAGATTATCCAATGGAAGTAAATACCCGGGGATACTGGGCGGCTATAATCGTCCTGTCCGTGGTTCTGATATTGTTCATAATCGTTTCAATCGTTGTCTACGTTTTATTTTGCAG aCCTCCCAAGGCAACGTCAGTCGAATCTGATGTGACTTATGAATACTTTGAAAATCGTAATTCGAACGGCAGTAACGA aAATAACCCCCCGAAAACGATAACCTTGGCCGATGCACACGAACG ATCGGAGTCTACAGATTCGGCGAATGCTGCTTGGATTGATAAACAGAAGATACCATCATCGGTAGAGAATTTAGACTCCAATTACGGTCGTAAGTCCTTCAGTGTTCTGAAAGACAgcaatgatgatgatttttttaatatttcacgaACCCAAAGCATGTCAGA CTTAGGGgcgagtgaaaattcaaagagaaaaTCGGTGGCGTTCAAGAACACCGTAGAAGAAATCGAAGTTGACAGGCTCTAA
- the LOC112694789 gene encoding H/ACA ribonucleoprotein complex subunit 4: protein MMAETENGKQKDKNKTLGELQVAMKCQVEPSTAPVKLEVSDWPLLFKNFDKLLTRTKTFTPLTCGSTPLHRNLSEYIKSGCINLDKPSNPSSHEVVAWIKRILKVDKTGHSGTLDPKVTGCLIVCIDRATRLVKSQQSAGKQYIAVFKLHSAVENVLKVKQGLEKLRGALFQRPPLISAVKRQLRVRTVYDSVLLDYDDERNMGVFRVDCEAGSYIRTMCVHLGLFLTTGCQMEELRRSRSGVQSEQDGMVTMHDILDAQWLYENHGDETYLRRVIKPLEALLVNHKRIILKDSAVNAICYGAKIMVPGVLLYDDGIELNEEIVIVTSKGEAIALAIALMTSPTLSACDHGVAAKIKRVIMERDAYPRKWGLGPKASIKKRMIKEGKLDKHGKPNEQTPSDWLTSYVDYSKTDTNGVEDASRKRKLDTTETSLDTTAVDDNNDPETASPKEKKKHKKDKKKKKVKDESEENVETEVAAATDATAEDSQVKKEKKKKKKKDKNQEAPPSD from the exons ATGATGGCAGAAACAG AAAATGGCAAACAGAAGGACAAAAACAAGACCCTTGGAGAACTTCAAGTGGCAATGAAATGTCAAGTCGAACCATCTACTGCACCGGTCAAATTGGAGGTCAGCGATTGGCCATTGTTGTTTAAg AATTTTGACAAATTATTGACACGTACCAAAACTTTTACTCCGTTAACATGTGGTTCGACGCCTCTTCACCGCAATCTATCTGAATATATTAAATCAGGGTGTATTAACTTGGATAAACCATCAAATCCCTCTTCACACGAAGTTGTTGCTTGGATCAAGCGTATTTTAAAAGTTGATAAGACAGGACACTCTGGTACTTTGGACCCCAAGGTAACAGGATGCCTGATCGTGTGTATAGACCGAGCAACACGTCTTGTTAAGTCACAACAATCAGCTGGAAAACAATACATTGCAGTATTCAAATTACATTCTGCTGTTGAGAATGTTCTGAAG GTGAAACAAGGTCTTGAAAAATTGCGTGGAGCGCTATTCCAGAGGCCACCATTAATATCAGCTGTCAAGCGTCAACTGCGTGTTAGAACAGTTTACGACAGTGTTCTCCTAGATTATGACGATGAACGGAACATGGGAGTATTTAGAGTTGACTGTGAAGCAGGTTCATACATCAGAACAATGTGTGTCCACTTAGGTTTGTTTTTAACTACCGGTTGCCAAATGGAAGAACTACGCCGATCAAGGTCTGGTGTTCAATCTGAACAAGACGGAATGGTAACAATGCACGACATACTCGATGCTCAGTGGCTTTATGAGAATCATGGTGATGAGACTTATTTGCGTAGAGTCATCAAACCCTTGGAAGCTCTTCTTGTTAATCACAAAAGAATTATCCTGAAGGATAGCGCT GTAAATGCTATATGTTATGGGGCAAAAATAATGGTACCTGGTGTCCTATTATATGATGATGGAATTGAGTTGAATGAAGAGATTGTGATCGTTACTAGCAAAGGGGAAGCTATTGCTCTTG cCATCGCTCTTATGACGTCTCCAACGCTGTCTGCGTGCGATCATGGTGTTGCTGCAAAAATCAAGAGAGTGATTATGGAAAGAGATGCATACCCCAGAAAATGGGGACTTGGCCCTAAAGCTTCGATTAAAAAACGTATGATTAAGGAAGGTAAATTGGATAAACATGGAAAGCCAAACGAACAAACTCCTTCAGACTGGCTTACAAGTTACGTTGACTATTCCAAG ACTGACACAAATGGAGTTGAAGATGCTAGCAGAAAACGAAAGCTAGATACTACTGAAACCTCGCTAGATACAACAGCTgttgatgataataacgaccCGGAAACCGCAtcaccaaaagaaaaaaagaagcataaaaaagataagaaaaaaaagaaggtaaaGGACGAGTCagaagaaaatgttgaaacagAAGTGGCAGCAGCAACAGATGCAACTGCTGAA gATTCCCAagtgaagaaagagaagaaaaagaagaagaaaaaagacaagaatCAGGAAGCACCACCCAGTGACTAG